The proteins below come from a single Alligator mississippiensis isolate rAllMis1 chromosome 2, rAllMis1, whole genome shotgun sequence genomic window:
- the LOC132248696 gene encoding uncharacterized protein LOC132248696 codes for MWTLIYFFGLMSLLGIANPKGYHPDCCKCPFDIKLKPLNKTSYEASKSTIINASMHTLSKCCLSREIIIPYALRAGPTPVCIQPEPELWSAILRDWPSNPPFEVEPQGIRIGDYYYAMNKTVRPKGPPANPWVGNVWVALLKESARALTNHSCLLCALTPVSSDEGVPFLPIPLNRTGLISDWGFNRDFNLSSRFNGSGRLLVAKIKGSICISQQGGGFRVGQSRCQETWISKEVAPRQGAWTHANASYDTFESLPCLLGEEQILVWGHNCTHYQNGTKNSLKRGSLTLALMFSRSSIVNETCGLWWICG; via the coding sequence atgtggactctaatctatttttttggACTCATGTCCCTTTTAGGTATAGCAAACCCAAAAGGATATCACCCAGACTGTTGCAAATGTCCCTTTGACATAAAGCTTAAGCCCCTAAATAAGACTAGCTATGAGGCTTCAAAGTCTACTATAATCAATGCCTCTATGCATACCCTCTCCAAATGCTGCTTGAGTCGAGAAATTATAATACCGTATGCACTCCGTGCTGGTCCAACACCGGTATGTATACAGCCAGAACCAGAACTCTGGTCGGCAATCCTCAGAGATTGGCCTTCAAATCCTCCCTTCGAGGTTGAGCCCCAGGGAATCCGCATAGGAGATTATTATTACGCCATGAATAAAACTGTAAGACCTAAAGGTCCACCTGCAAACCCATGGGTGGGAAatgtatgggtggcccttctcaaaGAGTCAGCCCGCGCTCTAACTAACCACAGTTGTCTTCTGTGTGcacttactcctgtttctagtgatgagggagtccctttcctgcctattcccCTCAATAGGACAGGCCTAATCTCTGACTGGGGCTTTAATCGTGATTTTAATCTCTCCTCACGATTTAATGGTTCTGGGAGACTCTTGGTAGCGAAGATTAAAGGATCTATTTGTATTTCCCAACAGGGAGGGGGATTTAGGGTGGGACAGTCACGATGCCAAGAGACATGGATATCTAAGGAGGTTGCCCCTCGCCAAGGTGCTTGGACACATGCAAACGCTTCATATGATACGTTTGAAAGCCTCCCTTGTCTCCTGGGTGAGGAACAAATTTTAGTTTGGGGCCACAATTGCACTCATTATCAAAACGGTacgaaaaactctttaaaaagggGTTCACTGACCTTGGCTTTAATGTTTTCCCGTTCTAGCATCGTAAATGAAACCTGTGGGCTGTGGTGGATTTGCGGGTGA